Proteins from a single region of Amyelois transitella isolate CPQ chromosome 31, ilAmyTran1.1, whole genome shotgun sequence:
- the LOC132903874 gene encoding uncharacterized protein LOC132903874 — protein sequence MSHSKIEEIFCAACRTHLSAVHNFLKCCSCKDSYHIECLNIKKDQYLEFTTDLLSTWKCPSCNNVTRRAGSNLNTPVRTTQIPHNDSYLDSMDVSFSGRDSRAACPPKPVTEDGFESFSRALFCKMSEWQGEINGSVSSLRGELKSSLSEIRNEIMSLRAEQHKINNHVSLLTQDISHLKSSVEFCSNEHEDIKKRLADVSGRCVDMNPAVLGLEHKVDLLEQQARQCNLEICNVPERRNEHLPGMIEAMSSSLNIPIPASEIVSIHRVPHVRSDSSKPKNIIVKFTTRTLRDNVLSAYRKAKGLTSSKMGVPGTSVKIYLNEHLTLKKKHLFRLCRDAAKKNGFKYAWVKNSSILVRERDDSPAFVIRTESDLEKIVSNT from the coding sequence ATGTCGCATAGTAAAATTGAAGAAATTTTTTGCGCTGCATGCAGAACTCATCTGTCTGCCGTACATAACTTCCTAAAATGTTGCTCCTGTAAGGACTCCTATCACATCGAATGTCTCAACATCAAAAAAGATCAATATTTGGAATTTACCACCGATTTACTCTCCACCTGGAAATGTCCGTCCTGTAATAACGTGACGAGGCGTGCTGGATCTAATCTGAACACACCGGTACGGACTACTCAAATTCCTCATAATGATTCCTACCTAGACAGCATGGATGTGTCCTTCTCCGGCCGAGATTCCCGCGCTGCATGCCCCCCGAAGCCTGTAACCGAAGATGGTTTCGAATCCTTCTCTCGTGCGTTGTTTTGTAAGATGAGTGAATGGCAGGGCGAAATAAATGGCAGCGTATCTAGCCTCAGAGGGGAACTGAAATCATCATTATCTGAAATCAGGAACGAAATAATGTCGTTGCGAGCTGagcaacataaaataaataatcacgtgTCATTGTTGACACAAGACATTTCTCATCTGAAGTCCTCCGTAGAGTTCTGCAGCAACGAACacgaagatataaaaaaacggTTGGCAGATGTCTCTGGCAGGTGTGTGGACATGAACCCGGCTGTGCTGGGTCTGGAGCATAAAGTGGATTTGTTGGAGCAACAAGCGCGTCAATGCAATCTGGAGATCTGCAACGTGCCAGAAAGGCGGAATGAACACCTGCCTGGAATGATTGAGGCCATGAGCTCTTCTCTCAACATCCCCATTCCTGCTAGTGAAATTGTCTCCATTCATAGGGTACCGCACGTTAGAAGTGACAGCAGCAAACCGAagaatattattgtaaaattcacCACGCGCACGCTTCGCGATAACGTGTTAAGTGCCTACAGAAAAGCGAAGGGACTTACCTCCAGCAAAATGGGCGTACCTGGCACTTctgttaaaatttacttaaatgagcaccttacattaaaaaagaagCACTTATTTCGCCTATGCCGTGATGCCGCAAAGAAGAATGGCTTCAAATATGCATGGGTTAAAAATTCTTCAATTCTTGTACGTGAACGCGACGACTCACCGGCTTTTGTCATTAGAACAGAATCTGACCTGGAAAAAATCGTATCGAACACTTAG